In a genomic window of Desulfopila inferna:
- a CDS encoding FAD-dependent oxidoreductase gives MKRSLWLKDTQGIGYAAEKKKADVIVIGAGLTGLAAAWLLCREGRDVIVLEAAEVGCGTSGHTTGKITSQHHLIYHYLLDQFGEEKAKMYADANQWAVQEYIDLINNEGIACHLGEKSAYVYSHSDSSPLEQEYNAAVKLGLPCSMDSVSFSKNEALAFHRQAQFHPREYMMGLASKIIDKGGSIAEYTRVLKVEEKKDSCTVTTEKGSYESEFIVYATLYPILDHTLFAMRLRPVLHHGMAFSVEEQEHEGMYIGVNDISFRYYKNTLIVVGQHQHMGEEKNSYETLEEKARKKFKVGKELTRWSAHDQKSPDRVPFIGSYDPMTRKRFAATGFGAWGITHAMVSAKIIADKIAGRENPWATLYSPWRTGKLISTAIEKGKDTLRSLVKGKHMCSHMGCGLVFNEYDQTYDCPCHGSRFDKDGKVLWGPAVKGILGAKKSQ, from the coding sequence ATGAAACGGTCATTATGGCTCAAAGATACACAAGGTATCGGATATGCAGCAGAAAAGAAAAAGGCAGACGTTATCGTCATTGGTGCAGGGCTTACCGGTCTCGCTGCAGCCTGGCTCTTGTGCCGGGAAGGGCGTGATGTTATCGTGCTGGAAGCAGCCGAGGTCGGGTGCGGCACCTCGGGACACACAACCGGGAAGATCACCAGTCAGCATCACCTTATCTATCACTATCTGCTTGATCAGTTTGGTGAAGAGAAAGCAAAAATGTATGCAGATGCCAATCAATGGGCTGTGCAGGAATATATCGATTTAATCAACAACGAAGGGATCGCCTGCCATCTCGGGGAAAAGTCGGCCTATGTTTATTCTCATTCAGATTCAAGCCCCCTGGAACAAGAGTATAATGCTGCGGTAAAGCTGGGTTTGCCATGCTCCATGGACAGTGTATCCTTCAGCAAAAACGAGGCGCTGGCTTTTCATCGGCAGGCACAGTTTCATCCGCGGGAATATATGATGGGACTGGCGTCCAAAATCATCGACAAAGGGGGATCTATTGCCGAATATACCCGTGTCCTCAAGGTGGAAGAGAAAAAGGATTCTTGCACAGTCACTACCGAGAAAGGAAGCTATGAGTCCGAATTTATAGTTTATGCAACACTGTATCCAATTCTTGATCATACTCTCTTCGCCATGCGGCTCAGGCCGGTCCTGCACCATGGAATGGCCTTTTCTGTAGAGGAGCAGGAACATGAGGGCATGTATATTGGCGTTAACGATATCTCATTTCGCTATTATAAAAATACACTTATTGTTGTTGGACAGCATCAGCATATGGGTGAAGAAAAAAACAGTTACGAGACACTGGAAGAGAAGGCTCGTAAGAAATTTAAAGTCGGCAAAGAGCTGACTCGCTGGTCGGCACATGACCAGAAGAGCCCTGATCGGGTTCCTTTTATCGGCAGCTATGATCCGATGACCAGGAAACGATTTGCCGCAACTGGATTTGGAGCCTGGGGAATAACTCATGCCATGGTGTCTGCAAAAATTATTGCCGATAAGATAGCCGGCAGGGAAAACCCCTGGGCCACCCTGTATTCTCCGTGGCGAACGGGAAAGCTTATTTCGACTGCAATCGAAAAAGGCAAGGATACTTTGAGAAGTCTGGTAAAGGGAAAGCATATGTGTTCGCATATGGGATGCGGACTGGTATTCAATGAATATGATCAGACATACGATTGCCCGTGCCATGGATCACGCTTTGACAAGGACGGAAAAGTACTCTGGGGACCGGCGGTGAAAGGAATACTTGGAGCAAAGAAATCTCAGTGA
- a CDS encoding class I adenylate-forming enzyme family protein, producing the protein MLVHNLLQNSADRAGGKAALIYDSKRVTYRSLAAYSRQTADLLTEEGLKIGDRVAILTDNPAHYIACYFGIMQAGGIVVGLNTLTSERSLQKVLSDCQPSFLLVSGRSKKYSRYILSHWETIKILDIETPVARVEKGIYNTLAKPSLQPHNIAQIIYTSGTTGHPKGVMLSHRNLTANTSSIIEYLGLTENDRVMAVLPFFYSYGNSVMLTHIAAGGSLVVNQSFVYPNLILDQMAKEKVTGLSGVPSTFAILLHRSAAKEYSFSHLRYLTQAGAPMSPKLAKQLHQLFPQSEIFIMYGQTEASPRLSYLAPQDLTKKPGSIGKAIPGVTLEVLKEDATPAAAGEIGEIVASGDNTMAGYWQRPEETRKVLRHGKLWTGDLAYYDKDGFLYIVSRKSDMIKSGSHLIAPKEIEQIIDELEGIQETAVIGTEDEILGQKIHAYVVLQPGYSLTAKEITSFCRKNLPIFKVPHFVTFLDELPKSESGKIKKNAFSLMVKN; encoded by the coding sequence ATGCTTGTTCACAATCTACTGCAAAATTCTGCCGACAGGGCAGGCGGAAAGGCTGCCTTGATTTATGACAGCAAAAGAGTCACCTATCGCTCTCTTGCAGCATATTCCCGGCAAACAGCAGATCTGCTGACTGAAGAGGGACTGAAAATCGGTGATCGGGTAGCAATCCTCACCGATAATCCAGCACATTATATCGCCTGTTACTTTGGAATTATGCAGGCGGGAGGCATCGTTGTGGGTTTGAACACCCTAACCTCGGAAAGATCCCTGCAGAAAGTGCTTTCAGACTGTCAGCCTTCCTTTCTTCTTGTCTCCGGACGCAGCAAAAAATATAGCCGATATATCCTCAGCCACTGGGAAACTATCAAAATACTGGATATAGAAACCCCTGTCGCACGCGTTGAAAAGGGTATTTACAACACTCTCGCGAAGCCCTCCCTGCAACCGCATAATATCGCTCAAATCATTTACACTTCCGGCACCACAGGGCATCCTAAAGGAGTCATGCTCTCTCACAGGAATTTGACCGCAAACACAAGCTCAATCATTGAATATCTAGGCCTTACCGAAAATGATAGGGTTATGGCTGTCCTGCCCTTCTTCTACTCCTACGGAAATTCGGTAATGCTAACTCACATCGCCGCAGGCGGTAGTCTGGTTGTCAACCAAAGCTTTGTCTATCCCAACCTGATCCTGGACCAGATGGCTAAAGAAAAAGTTACCGGTCTTTCCGGGGTGCCCTCAACGTTTGCCATTCTGCTGCACCGCTCTGCAGCAAAAGAATATTCCTTTTCCCATCTTCGCTATCTGACTCAGGCCGGGGCTCCCATGTCCCCTAAACTGGCAAAACAGCTTCATCAGTTGTTCCCGCAGAGTGAAATATTTATTATGTATGGCCAAACTGAGGCATCTCCCCGCTTGTCCTATCTTGCCCCTCAAGATTTAACAAAAAAGCCCGGCTCTATCGGCAAAGCTATTCCTGGAGTTACCCTGGAAGTTCTAAAAGAGGATGCGACACCTGCGGCTGCTGGTGAAATAGGAGAAATTGTCGCCAGCGGCGACAATACCATGGCAGGCTATTGGCAACGACCTGAAGAGACCAGGAAGGTCCTGCGCCATGGAAAACTATGGACTGGCGATTTGGCTTATTACGACAAAGACGGCTTTTTATATATTGTCAGTCGCAAGTCAGACATGATCAAAAGTGGTTCCCATCTTATTGCGCCCAAAGAAATTGAGCAAATTATCGACGAGCTTGAAGGTATACAGGAGACCGCAGTGATCGGCACAGAAGATGAAATTCTCGGCCAAAAGATCCATGCCTATGTTGTTCTGCAGCCGGGATATTCTTTGACCGCCAAAGAAATCACTTCTTTCTGCCGCAAAAACCTCCCCATCTTCAAAGTACCTCACTTCGTCACCTTCCTCGACGAGTTGCCTAAATCCGAATCAGGAAAAATAAAAAAAAATGCTTTTAGCTTAATGGTGAAAAACTGA